TTTACCCTTATCTTCCATTTTCGTTATTTTTACTACTACTTTATCACCATTCATGGCGCCATTTAAATAGGAAGATGGTACAAATACATCTGCTCCTTCATTCTCTGGTATAACAAAACCATATCCTTTTTGATGTCCTTGAAACTTGCCTGTTACAAGTCCCATTCTATCCGGTATTCCATATCTTTTTCTGCGTGTTTTAACTACCAATCCTTCCTTTTCCAAATCATCCAATACCTTTTTAAAATCTTTTGCTTCAGCCTTTGTTACAGAAAATATACCCTCTAATTCTCTTATATTCATAGGCTTATAAGCCTGCTCTTCCATAAAATTTATAATTACTTCTTTTATATTCATTTTTTCACCACCTACTATTATCTTAACTTAAATATGGTAAAAATATTCAATATTACCCAGATTATTTATTTATAAAAAAATAAATAGAGCAACATATACCCTATTTATACAAACTGCTATCTAAATTACTTTATGAAATTTTGCACTACACATATAATTGCAAATAGTATAGCTAGTATAACAGTCATTCTTACTAACATTGCTTCTGAAGTCCTTGATTTATTTCTTGAATAAAAGCTTTCACCTGATCCACCAGATATAAGTCCACTCAACCCATTAGTTTTACCTGGCTGTATCAGCACAACTGCTACAAGCATAATTCCAATTATCAGTTGTAAAATTACTAAAAAAATGTGCATAGGTAATTTCCTCCTACATATTGCATTTTAAATTAACACATATACTATATTAACATATGTATCTAATAATTTCAATTTACTATTTTTTAAAAACCCGGTGTTTTTACACCGGGCCCTTTTTACTTTCTGTTTAGATTGTAAAATGCATCTAATCCTCTGTACTCAGCTACTTCTCCTAGTTCTTCTTCTATTCTTAGAAGTTGATTATACTTTGCAACTCTTTCACTTCTTGCTGGTGCACCAGTTTTAATCTGTCCTGCATTTACTGCTACTACTAAATCAGCTATTGTAGTATCTTCTGTCTCACCTGACCTATGTGATACAACTGCAGTATAGCCTGCTCTCTCTGCCATCTCTATAGCATTTAATGTCTCTGTAAGAGTTCCTATTTGGTTTAATTTTATAAGTATAGAATTGGCAACTTTTTTATCTATACCTTTTTTCAATCTTTCTGTATTAGTTACAAAGAGGTCATCGCCTACTAACTGAATTTTATCTCCTAGCTTTTCAGTTAATAATGCCCATCCTTCCCAATCTTCTTCTGCCATACCATCTTCTAAGGAGATTATAGGATATTTGTTTGCAATATCTACATAGAAATCTACCATTTCTGCAGGAGTTAAAACTTTGCCTTCTCCATTTAAATTGTATTTTCCATCTTCATAAAATTCTGATGAAGCAGGATCTAATGCTATAAATATATCTTTTCCTGGAGTATATCCAGCCTTTTCTATAGCTTCAACTATTACCTGTATAGCCTCTTCATTTGATTTTAGATTTGGAGCAAATCCACCTTCATCACCTACACCAGTGTCATAACTCTTGGATTTCAAAAGTGACTTCAATGTGTGGTAAACTTCAGAACTCATTCTAAGAGCTTCACTAAAACTTGGAGCGCCTGCAGGCATTATCATAAATTCCTGAAGATCTACATTATTATCAGCATGT
The genomic region above belongs to Clostridium sp. AWRP and contains:
- the secG gene encoding preprotein translocase subunit SecG, with protein sequence MHIFLVILQLIIGIMLVAVVLIQPGKTNGLSGLISGGSGESFYSRNKSRTSEAMLVRMTVILAILFAIICVVQNFIK
- the eno gene encoding phosphopyruvate hydratase — encoded protein: MKNYIEIVDVMARQILDSRSNPTVEVEVVLEDGTVGRSAVPSGASTGAFEAVELRDGDTEKYKGKGVLKAIDNINNYVAEELIGMNVFDQVLIDKTMIELDGTKNKAKLGANATLGVSLACARAAAEYLGLSLYQYIGGVNAKVLPVPMMNILNGGKHADNNVDLQEFMIMPAGAPSFSEALRMSSEVYHTLKSLLKSKSYDTGVGDEGGFAPNLKSNEEAIQVIVEAIEKAGYTPGKDIFIALDPASSEFYEDGKYNLNGEGKVLTPAEMVDFYVDIANKYPIISLEDGMAEEDWEGWALLTEKLGDKIQLVGDDLFVTNTERLKKGIDKKVANSILIKLNQIGTLTETLNAIEMAERAGYTAVVSHRSGETEDTTIADLVVAVNAGQIKTGAPARSERVAKYNQLLRIEEELGEVAEYRGLDAFYNLNRK